In Rosa chinensis cultivar Old Blush chromosome 1, RchiOBHm-V2, whole genome shotgun sequence, a genomic segment contains:
- the LOC112182811 gene encoding phenolic glucoside malonyltransferase 2, giving the protein MCIVKASSISSPSQSEVMANLSVKKVEVCRVAPKPGSPENQSLPLTFFDLLWLRFQPVERLFFYQTSSTDSVLSKLKTSLSLTLQHFLPLAGNLTWPQDSLKPVLSYVQGDAVSLTVAESDVDFDHLINSIFLPAQDFSPLVPQLDVTDERAAAMALQITVYPNHGFSIGTTTHHAILDGKTWTSFVKAWAHICKYEEAQALPSSLVPFYDRRVVKDPSGLGELYSRQHQNKDGRTDNRSLSIASISKDRKAPDREDSIRGTFEFTRAFIQTLRAHVTSKMASDSSLHLSTFSLVSAYTWVCMVKAEEIKGEKTALIIGADSRSRLDPPIPATYFGNCIVGRVAVAETKGLLGEDGLVVAVSAITEAVRSLEKGLLDGAENWVSKFLDFSLYGRTYSIAGSHRFEVYDTDFGWRRPKRVEVISIDKTGAISLSDSKNGGGGVEVGLVLKKQYAEAFDALFASLVLH; this is encoded by the coding sequence aTGTGTATAGTTAAAGCTTCTTCAATATCCAGTCCTTCTCAATCTGAGGTGATGGCAAACTTATCAGTGAAGAAAGTTGAGGTCTGCAGGGTGGCACCAAAACCAGGTTCACCAGAGAACCAGTCACTTCCTCTAACATTCTTCGACTTATTGTGGCTCCGTTTTCAACCCGTAGAACGCCTCTTCTTTTACCAAACCTCTTCCACCGATTCCGTACTTTCCAAACTCAAAACCTCCCTATCTCTCACTCTCCAACACTTCCTACCTCTCGCCGGAAACCTCACCTGGCCCCAAGACTCCCTCAAACCCGTTCTAAGCTACGTTCAAGGCGACGCCGTTTCACTCACCGTAGCTGAGTCCGATGTAGATTTCGACCACCTCATTAACAGTATCTTTCTTCCAGCCCAAGATTTCAGTCCTCTTGTTCCTCAGTTGGATGTGACTGATGAGCGAGCCGCCGCGATGGCATTGCAAATCACTGTCTATCCCAACCACGGATTCTCCATCGGAACGACCACGCACCACGCAATCCTTGACGGCAAAACTTGGACCTCGTTTGTCAAAGCATGGGCTCATATATGCAAATATGAAGAAGCACAAGCTCTGCCTTCGTCTTTGGTACCCTTCTACGACAGAAGGGTCGTCAAGGACCCATCCGGGCTCGGAGAACTCTACTCAAGACAACACCAAAACAAGGACGGCCGGACCGACAACAGAAGCTTAAGCATTGCCTCCATCAGTAAAGATCGCAAGGCCCCAGATCGAGAAGACTCGATTCGTGGCACATTCGAGTTCACTCGCGCATTTATACAAACCCTTAGAGCGCATGTCACATCTAAAATGGCTTCTGATTCATCGCTCCATTTGTCAACTTTTTCTCTAGTCTCTGCCTACACATGGGTTTGTATGGTGAAGGCCGAAGAAATCAAAGGGGAGAAGACGGCTCTCATCATCGGGGCGGACTCCAGGTCCCGGTTGGACCCTCCAATACCTGCAACGTATTTTGGTAACTGCATAGTGGGTCGTGTAGCTGTTGCGGAAACAAAAGGGCTATTGGGTGAAGATGGACTGGTTGTAGCTGTGAGTGCAATTACAGAAGCTGTAAGAAGCTTGGAGAAAGGGCTTTTGGATGGGGCAGAGAATTGGGTTTCGAAATTTCTGGATTTTTCGCTGTATGGTAGGACATATTCGATTGCAGGGTCACATAGGTTTGAGGTTTATGATACCGACTTTGGATGGCGAAGGCCGAAAAGGGTTGAGGTCATCTCCATTGATAAGACGGGAGCCATTTCTCTTTCGGATAGTAAGAATGGTGGTGGAGGTGTTGAGGTTGGATTGGTTTTGAAGAAACAGTATGCTGAGGCTTTTGATGCTCTGTTTGCTAGCCTAGTACTGCATTAG